A single Campylobacter concisus DNA region contains:
- a CDS encoding ribosomal protein S12 methylthiotransferase RimO, giving the protein MPKLHLISLGCNKNLVDSEIMLGRLQNYDITDDISDADVIIVNTCGFIKSAKEESIQTILEMHEVRKNGSLLVVTGCLMQRYKDELIKELPEVDLFTGVADYDKIDEIILKKQNLFSPQTYLQANEERVITGSNYHAYIKISEGCNQKCSFCAIPTFKGKLKSRSLENIVNEVKNLVKKGYYDFSFLSQDSSSYMRDQGVSDGLINLIDEIEKIKGVRSARILYLYPSTTSKELIERIIASPVFHNYFDMPIQHISEDMLKIMKRGSGAKKIKELLNLMRNAENSFLRTGVIVGHPGESEEDFEELCEFLEEFKFDRISAFAYSKEEDTASFEMEQIPAKIISKRLNKIEKITKKAINESLQKEIGKQIYASLEGESSEGEMFYAAKKDIWDKDIDGEILINESDVKELEIGSLYLCEVTDVVDQKLIATIIKKAK; this is encoded by the coding sequence ATGCCAAAACTTCACTTAATTTCACTTGGTTGTAATAAAAATTTAGTTGATTCAGAAATAATGCTCGGCAGACTACAAAACTACGATATCACCGATGATATCAGTGACGCCGACGTTATCATCGTAAATACTTGTGGCTTTATAAAATCTGCTAAAGAAGAGAGTATCCAAACCATACTTGAGATGCACGAAGTTCGTAAAAATGGCTCTTTACTAGTAGTGACTGGCTGTCTTATGCAGCGCTACAAAGATGAGCTAATAAAAGAGTTGCCAGAGGTTGATCTCTTTACCGGTGTGGCTGACTACGACAAGATCGATGAGATCATCTTGAAAAAGCAAAATTTATTTAGCCCGCAGACCTATTTGCAGGCAAATGAAGAGCGCGTCATAACTGGCTCAAACTACCACGCCTACATCAAAATTTCAGAGGGCTGTAACCAAAAATGCAGCTTTTGTGCCATTCCAACTTTTAAAGGCAAGCTAAAATCACGCTCGCTTGAAAACATCGTAAATGAGGTTAAAAATCTGGTCAAAAAAGGCTACTACGACTTTAGCTTTTTGTCCCAAGACTCAAGCTCATATATGCGCGATCAAGGCGTTAGCGACGGGCTTATAAATTTAATAGACGAGATAGAAAAGATAAAGGGCGTAAGGAGTGCCAGGATACTTTATCTCTATCCAAGCACGACCAGCAAGGAGCTAATTGAACGTATAATCGCCTCGCCTGTCTTTCATAACTACTTTGACATGCCGATTCAGCACATCAGCGAAGACATGCTAAAGATAATGAAGCGTGGAAGTGGTGCTAAAAAGATCAAAGAGCTTTTAAATTTAATGAGAAATGCCGAGAATTCATTCTTACGAACTGGTGTTATCGTGGGCCATCCAGGAGAGAGCGAGGAGGATTTTGAGGAGCTTTGCGAATTTTTAGAAGAGTTTAAATTTGATAGAATTTCAGCCTTTGCCTACTCAAAAGAAGAAGACACAGCATCTTTTGAAATGGAGCAAATCCCAGCTAAGATCATCTCAAAAAGACTAAATAAGATAGAAAAGATCACTAAAAAAGCGATAAATGAGAGCTTGCAAAAAGAGATTGGCAAGCAAATTTATGCTTCTCTTGAGGGCGAAAGCAGCGAGGGCGAGATGTTTTACGCAGCCAAAAAAGACATCTGGGATAAAGATATAGACGGCGAAATTTTAATAAATGAAAGCGATGTAAAAGAGCTTGAAATAGGCTCACTCTATCTTTGCGAGGTCACTGACGTGGTTGATCAAAAACTAATCGCTACAATCATCAAAAAAGCAAAATGA